The Arcobacter lacus genome includes a region encoding these proteins:
- a CDS encoding AEC family transporter: MEQIFSSLIPIFSLIVIGYLFKKISFPSHEFWPMADKLTYYILMPALLVLTLSKAKFDANSITFILVSILAIFITMIILMIFNKFSPTTNDSFTSIVQGGIRFNTYVFLALSGSIFGQNGLILSAIIITFAIPILNIFCITIFALYSQNNKIDFMYLLKSIFKNPLIISCVIGALINFSTLQIPISIGNLLKILSSAALPMGLLSIGYALVLKEIKSTKKDLSVSCIAKFVVLPIIIYFLGKTFQLDEIMISILVLFAIMPTAPSSFILARQLNGDLSLMTTIITVQTILAGLFLIVFIKYFV; the protein is encoded by the coding sequence ATGGAACAGATATTTTCAAGTTTAATTCCAATTTTTTCTCTTATTGTAATTGGATATTTATTTAAAAAAATAAGCTTTCCCTCTCACGAATTTTGGCCAATGGCTGATAAACTAACTTATTATATTTTAATGCCAGCTCTTTTAGTTTTAACTTTATCTAAAGCAAAATTTGATGCAAATAGTATAACTTTTATTTTAGTTTCTATTCTTGCTATATTTATTACAATGATTATTTTGATGATATTTAATAAATTTAGTCCAACAACAAATGATTCATTTACTTCAATTGTTCAAGGTGGAATTCGATTTAATACTTATGTATTTTTAGCGTTAAGTGGCTCTATTTTTGGACAAAATGGTTTAATCTTATCAGCTATTATAATAACTTTTGCCATTCCAATTTTAAATATTTTTTGTATTACGATTTTTGCATTATATTCACAAAACAATAAGATTGATTTTATGTATCTTTTAAAATCTATTTTTAAAAATCCATTGATAATCTCTTGTGTTATTGGTGCTTTGATAAATTTTTCAACTTTACAAATTCCAATTAGTATAGGAAATTTACTTAAAATTTTAAGTAGTGCAGCACTTCCAATGGGACTTTTATCTATTGGTTATGCTTTAGTTTTAAAAGAGATAAAAAGTACAAAAAAAGATTTGAGTGTAAGTTGTATAGCTAAATTTGTAGTTTTACCTATAATCATCTATTTTTTAGGAAAAACTTTTCAATTAGATGAAATAATGATTTCTATTTTAGTTTTATTTGCTATCATGCCAACAGCACCAAGCTCATTTATATTAGCTCGTCAACTTAATGGTGATTTATCACTAATGACAACAATTATAACTGTACAAACTATTTTAGCTGGACTATTTTTAATAGTCTTTATAAAATATTTTGTCTAA
- a CDS encoding YhcH/YjgK/YiaL family protein, which produces MAIFGKYEDIKNQINNPKFEKSFSYIQKLQDKSSKEYKSLENIKIGDCNKIVLDENCFVLEQAYVSKDKKDCFFESHKKYIDIQYIFYGTEIMEVENINNLEIIQEYNESLDYAKHAQSINSSSLLIRENELAIFYPSDAHMPCLKVDKNEKIIKAVFKVAI; this is translated from the coding sequence ATGGCAATTTTTGGAAAATATGAAGATATAAAAAATCAAATAAACAATCCTAAATTTGAAAAATCATTTTCATATATTCAAAAATTGCAAGATAAATCTTCAAAAGAGTATAAAAGCCTAGAAAATATAAAAATTGGTGACTGTAACAAAATAGTTCTTGATGAGAACTGTTTTGTTCTTGAACAAGCTTATGTTTCAAAAGATAAAAAAGATTGCTTTTTTGAGTCTCATAAAAAGTATATAGATATTCAATATATTTTTTATGGAACTGAGATAATGGAAGTTGAGAATATAAATAATCTTGAAATAATACAAGAATACAATGAGTCTTTGGATTATGCTAAACATGCGCAATCTATTAACTCTTCATCTTTATTAATTAGAGAAAATGAATTAGCTATTTTTTATCCAAGTGATGCTCATATGCCTTGTTTAAAAGTTGATAAAAATGAAAAAATTATCAAAGCTGTTTTTAAAGTAGCTATTTAA